A region of Acidobacteriota bacterium DNA encodes the following proteins:
- a CDS encoding aminopeptidase P family protein: MAQIPTKEIENRIKLLQGRVRKEEVDLFLVFQPVDRFYFSGTMLDGLLAVPKEGEPFLEIKRGIDRAKKETPISLLLPFSLSKLPSVLAECGIGEPNRIALEFDVLPSSIYLRIREIFPKAEVVNGTPFIMDLRMIKSEYELSQMRRAADVINKVFSRIPELIEAGEEEIELAARIEEEFLKEGHQGFVRLRRFGQEMHFGGIAVGDSACLPTPFDGPVGVSGLGPASPCSPGRRKIRVGEPIICDLVAGVNGYLVDKTRVFALKNVPKVIRDAHRFSIELTRRIEDLLRPGSICEDIYQKVISLVSSSPYEDNFMGCGPNKVRFVAHGIGLELDEPPVIAPKMKYALVPGMTLAVEPKFFFPGIGGAGIENTYIIRENELEKLTTTSEEIVVI; the protein is encoded by the coding sequence ATGGCCCAGATCCCTACCAAAGAGATAGAAAATAGGATAAAACTTCTTCAAGGGAGGGTTAGGAAGGAAGAAGTAGACCTTTTCCTCGTCTTCCAGCCGGTCGATCGGTTTTATTTCTCAGGGACGATGCTCGATGGACTTTTGGCAGTACCTAAGGAAGGAGAGCCATTCCTCGAGATAAAAAGAGGTATCGACAGAGCCAAAAAGGAGACTCCGATTTCTTTGCTACTGCCCTTCAGCCTCTCTAAGTTGCCAAGCGTTCTTGCTGAATGTGGAATCGGAGAGCCAAATAGGATCGCCCTCGAATTCGATGTCCTTCCCAGCTCAATTTACTTGAGGATAAGAGAGATCTTCCCCAAAGCGGAGGTAGTTAACGGAACCCCATTCATTATGGATTTGAGAATGATAAAGTCGGAGTATGAACTTTCTCAGATGAGAAGGGCAGCTGATGTGATCAACAAGGTATTCTCTCGGATCCCTGAATTGATCGAGGCTGGTGAGGAGGAGATCGAGCTTGCCGCGAGAATAGAGGAGGAGTTCTTAAAAGAGGGGCATCAAGGTTTTGTCCGTCTCCGTCGCTTCGGGCAGGAGATGCATTTCGGAGGGATCGCTGTAGGTGATAGTGCCTGCCTTCCCACCCCCTTCGATGGACCGGTGGGGGTCTCCGGACTTGGTCCTGCTTCCCCTTGTTCTCCCGGAAGGAGGAAAATAAGAGTGGGAGAGCCGATAATCTGTGACCTCGTCGCTGGGGTAAACGGATATCTGGTAGACAAAACCCGGGTATTTGCTTTAAAAAATGTTCCCAAAGTCATTCGGGATGCCCATAGATTCTCCATCGAGCTCACGAGAAGGATCGAAGACCTCCTTCGTCCTGGATCCATCTGTGAGGATATCTATCAGAAGGTAATATCGCTCGTTTCCTCTTCCCCTTATGAGGACAACTTTATGGGATGTGGTCCGAATAAGGTCAGGTTTGTCGCCCACGGTATCGGGCTTGAGCTCGATGAGCCCCCGGTTATCGCCCCAAAGATGAAATATGCTCTTGTCCCTGGTATGACCTTGGCAGTTGAACCTAAGTTCTTCTTCCCCGGGATTGGTGGAGCAGGAATAGAAAATACCTACATTATAAGAGAGAACGAACTAGAAAAGCTTACTACTACTTCTGAAGAGATAGTGGTAATCTAA
- a CDS encoding glycerate kinase has translation MKAQRALLNDALHLFNYALTKVAGGNLIRERVRREGDFLYINDLSLNLRNYQRIVVAGAGKCVAAMGETLEKILPEYIDSGIIVVKEGHTLPLCRIEVIEGGHPYPNAQSLEAGKRIFRLAEKLGEKDLLLFLLSGGASSLLTLPAPSISFAEKVKTTELLLKSGAKIREINTVRKHISAIKGGNLAKTAYPASVISLILSDVIGGRFEDIGSGPTAPDSTTYNQAKEVLINYGIWDEVPSSIRQRIEQGIAGEAEETPKMDDPALSRTTNILIGDNRRALYAIEEEGKRKGYNTILLTSSLEGEAKEIAKVFSGIAREIKEKEKPVPPPALVISGGETTVKVRGKGKGGRNMELALSFLIETEDIMKEIVFLSGGTDGSDGPTEAAGAIVDYAVIERMRRMNIDPREYLLRNDSYTFFKETGGLLITGPTNTNVMDIQLLLVERKE, from the coding sequence ATGAAGGCACAAAGGGCTCTCCTGAATGACGCCCTTCATCTTTTCAATTACGCCCTTACCAAGGTGGCGGGTGGTAACCTAATCCGAGAGAGGGTTAGGCGAGAGGGGGATTTTCTTTATATCAATGATCTCTCTCTCAACCTTAGGAATTATCAGAGGATAGTAGTGGCAGGAGCGGGTAAATGTGTTGCCGCAATGGGGGAAACATTAGAGAAGATACTTCCTGAATACATAGATTCAGGGATAATAGTGGTAAAAGAAGGACATACCCTCCCTTTATGCCGGATCGAGGTGATCGAGGGAGGACATCCTTATCCTAATGCTCAGAGTTTAGAGGCGGGAAAAAGGATATTTCGTTTAGCGGAAAAACTCGGTGAGAAGGATCTCCTTCTCTTCCTTCTTTCTGGAGGGGCATCTTCCCTTTTAACCCTTCCTGCTCCCAGCATCTCGTTTGCAGAGAAGGTCAAAACCACTGAGCTTCTCCTCAAATCCGGGGCAAAGATAAGGGAGATAAACACGGTGCGAAAGCACATCTCTGCGATTAAGGGGGGCAACCTCGCCAAAACAGCTTATCCTGCCTCGGTCATCTCTTTGATTCTCTCCGATGTCATTGGAGGAAGGTTTGAGGACATCGGCTCAGGTCCCACTGCTCCGGACAGCACCACCTATAATCAAGCCAAGGAGGTGCTCATTAACTATGGGATATGGGATGAGGTCCCCTCATCTATAAGGCAAAGAATAGAGCAGGGTATAGCAGGTGAAGCAGAAGAAACGCCCAAGATGGATGATCCCGCCTTATCTCGAACTACAAATATACTTATAGGCGATAATCGAAGGGCACTTTATGCAATAGAGGAGGAGGGGAAAAGAAAAGGTTATAACACAATCCTTCTCACCAGTTCCCTTGAGGGGGAAGCGAAGGAGATAGCCAAGGTATTTTCCGGAATAGCCCGGGAGATAAAGGAGAAGGAAAAACCCGTTCCTCCTCCAGCTTTGGTGATATCTGGAGGTGAGACCACGGTAAAGGTGAGGGGAAAGGGGAAAGGAGGGAGAAATATGGAACTTGCCCTTTCCTTTCTCATTGAGACAGAGGATATAATGAAGGAGATTGTTTTTCTTAGCGGTGGGACCGACGGCAGTGATGGACCAACGGAAGCAGCGGGGGCAATAGTGGATTACGCGGTTATCGAGAGGATGCGAAGAATGAACATCGACCCGAGGGAATATCTCCTTCGAAACGATTCCTATACCTTTTTCAAGGAGACCGGTGGCCTGTTAATTACTGGTCCTACCAATACCAATGTGATGGATATCCAGCTTCTTTTAGTAGAAAGGAAGGAGTAA